The Sphingobium sp. JS3065 genome includes a region encoding these proteins:
- a CDS encoding type IV conjugative transfer system protein TraL — MEERLPQFLHRPVQILWFDSQEFIVVMSTIFVAVIVGGMIGWTLIGALLLFIPWKRTKPRGFIPHLAWRWGLLRFRHYPGPTQTRFFE, encoded by the coding sequence TTGGAAGAACGTCTGCCGCAGTTCCTGCACCGGCCGGTCCAGATCCTCTGGTTCGACAGTCAGGAGTTCATCGTCGTGATGTCCACCATCTTCGTCGCCGTGATCGTCGGCGGGATGATCGGTTGGACGCTCATCGGCGCTCTTCTCCTCTTCATTCCCTGGAAGCGAACCAAGCCGCGCGGTTTCATCCCGCATCTGGCCTGGCGCTGGGGTCTTCTCCGCTTCCGTCATTATCCGGGTCCGACCCAGACCCGCTTTTTCGAGTAG